Proteins encoded in a region of the Paracoccus alcaliphilus genome:
- a CDS encoding DUF294 nucleotidyltransferase-like domain-containing protein, whose product MTGISAFLATVHPYDSLPRDELARVAGSFGRRQYRAGDVIYRHGEKLPGIHLIESGAVRISDAAGDSVSELGPRNSFGERGLLREGVAVTTATAIGEATVLMLPHAELMRLIGSYRSVARFFDRGGLSSPRQNDLAVLKVGDLIGRRDALSCPPDTPVLAAARAMRDAHASSIGVVGDGRLLGLVTIRDMSNRIVAEGRDPAIAVSAVMTPDPITLSPDQLGYDVLNIMLERGIGHLPVVDGGRFIGMVSQTDLTRVQAISSSALIHDIARADSVADMARSTARIPDLLVQLVGGNHRHEIVTRMITDIADAVTRRLLAMAGARLGPAPGRWLWAACGSQGRQEQTGQTDQDNCLILEDGCDPADPWFAGLARFVCDGLNECGYVYCPGDMMATNPRWRQPRQVWRGYFRDWIDHPDPQAQMLASVMFDLRAIGGDAALLEGLQAETLELAADNTIFLYNLTSNALKHRPPLGLIGGFATIRSGENRHRIDMKHNGVVPVIDLARIHALQGRLRPVNTRARLTEAAARGIVSERGGQDLIAAYDLIQTARLENQAEQIRAGQRPDNFLSPAGLPDFERSHLRDAFVVVRGMQSAIGHGKGMLG is encoded by the coding sequence ATGACCGGTATCAGTGCATTTCTCGCGACGGTTCACCCCTATGACAGCCTGCCGCGGGACGAGCTGGCGCGTGTCGCCGGTTCCTTCGGCCGCAGGCAATACAGGGCGGGCGACGTGATCTATCGCCATGGCGAAAAGCTGCCGGGGATCCATCTGATCGAGAGCGGGGCGGTCCGGATCTCTGACGCCGCCGGTGACAGCGTGTCGGAACTGGGCCCGCGCAATTCCTTTGGCGAACGCGGGTTGCTGCGCGAGGGGGTGGCGGTGACCACCGCGACGGCCATCGGGGAGGCGACGGTGCTGATGCTGCCGCATGCCGAGCTGATGCGGCTGATCGGCAGTTATCGTTCGGTGGCGCGGTTCTTCGACCGGGGCGGCCTGTCCAGTCCGCGCCAGAATGATCTGGCGGTGCTGAAGGTGGGCGATCTGATCGGGCGGCGGGACGCGCTGAGCTGCCCCCCCGACACGCCGGTGCTGGCGGCCGCCCGCGCCATGCGCGACGCCCATGCCAGCAGCATCGGCGTGGTCGGGGACGGGCGGCTGCTGGGGCTGGTCACCATCCGCGACATGTCGAACCGGATCGTGGCCGAGGGGCGCGATCCCGCCATCGCGGTCAGCGCGGTGATGACCCCCGACCCGATCACGCTGTCGCCGGACCAGCTGGGCTATGACGTGCTGAACATCATGCTGGAACGGGGCATCGGCCATCTGCCGGTGGTCGATGGCGGGCGTTTCATCGGCATGGTCAGCCAGACCGATCTGACGCGGGTGCAGGCGATTTCCTCTTCGGCGCTGATCCATGACATTGCCCGTGCCGACAGCGTGGCCGACATGGCGCGCAGCACCGCCCGGATTCCGGATTTGCTGGTGCAGCTGGTCGGCGGCAATCACCGCCACGAGATCGTCACCCGGATGATCACCGATATCGCCGATGCGGTGACCCGCCGGCTGCTGGCCATGGCCGGGGCCCGGCTGGGTCCGGCGCCGGGCCGCTGGCTGTGGGCGGCCTGCGGCAGTCAGGGGCGGCAGGAACAGACCGGCCAGACCGATCAGGACAATTGCCTGATCCTGGAAGACGGCTGCGATCCCGCCGATCCGTGGTTTGCCGGACTGGCGCGTTTCGTCTGCGACGGGCTGAACGAATGCGGCTATGTCTATTGCCCCGGCGACATGATGGCGACCAATCCGCGCTGGCGCCAGCCCCGGCAGGTCTGGCGCGGCTATTTCCGCGACTGGATCGACCATCCCGATCCGCAGGCGCAGATGCTGGCCTCGGTCATGTTCGACCTGCGGGCGATCGGCGGCGATGCCGCGCTGCTGGAGGGTTTGCAGGCCGAGACGCTGGAACTGGCGGCGGACAATACCATTTTCCTGTACAACCTGACCTCGAACGCGCTGAAACACCGGCCGCCGCTGGGGCTGATCGGCGGCTTTGCCACCATCCGCTCGGGCGAGAACCGCCACCGCATCGACATGAAGCATAACGGCGTGGTGCCGGTGATCGATCTGGCCCGGATCCATGCGTTGCAGGGGCGGCTGCGCCCGGTCAACACCCGCGCGCGGCTGACCGAGGCCGCGGCGCGCGGCATCGTGTCGGAGCGGGGCGGGCAGGATCTGATCGCCGCCTATGACCTGATCCAGACGGCGCGGCTGGAAAATCAGGCCGAACAGATCCGGGCCGGGCAGCGCCCCGACAACTTTCTGTCGCCTGCCGGCCTGCCCGATTTCGAACGCAGCCATCTGCGCGACGCTTTCGTGGTGGTGCGCGGCATGCAATCCGCAATAGGGCATGGTAAGGGAATGCTGGGATGA